CGAGCCGATGCCGAAGCCGGCGACGGTGCCGGTGGCCACGGCGGCCACCACCGAGGTGTGCCGGAACTCCTCGCGGGTGTACGGGTTCGAGATGTGCACCTCGATGAGCGGGGCGGTGCGCTGCGCGGCCGCGTCCCGCATCCCGTACGAGTAGTGGGTGAAGGCGCCCGGGTTGAGCACGACCGGCACCCGTCCGTCGGCGGCCTCGTGCAGCCAGCGGATCATCTCGCCCTCGTCGTTGGTCTCCCGGACCTCGACGTCGAAGCCGAGTTCGGCGCCGAGGGTCCGGCAGGACTCGACGAGCCCCTGGTAGGAGGTGGCGCCGTAGATGTCGGGCTCGCGCGAGCCCAGCCGGCCGAGGTTCGGCCCGTTCAGGACCAGGACGCGGCGCGGTGCGCTCATGCGGAGAGCTCCCCGTAGGCGGCGATGAGGACGGCCGGGTCCGGGCCCTCCAGGACGGACGGCTTGGCGAGCCCGTCGAGGACGATGAAGCGCAGCAGGTCGCCGCGGGACTTCTTGTCCACCTTCATCGTCTCCAGGAGCTTGGGCCACTGGTCGCCGCGGTAGGTGAGCGGCAGGCCGACGGACTCCAGGACGGAGCGGTGCCGGTCGGCGGTGGCGTCGTCGAGGCGGCCGGCCAGCCGGCCCAGCTCGGCGGCGAAGACCATGCCGACGGAGACGGCGGCGCCGTGCCGCCACTTGTACCGCTCGTTCTTCTCGATGGCGTGCGCGAGGGTGTGCCCGTAGTTCAGGATCTCGCGGCGGCCGGACTCCTTGAGGTCGCCGGAGACGACGTCGGCCTTGACCTGGATGGAGCGGACGATCAGCTCGGCGGTGTGCGGTCCGGCCGGGGTACGGGCCGCCTGCGGGTCCTCCTCGATGAGGTCGAGGATCACCGGGTCGGCGATGAAGCCGGCCTTGATGATCTCGGCGAGGCCGCTGACGAAGTCGTGCACGGGCAGCGAGTCGAGGGCGGCGAGGTCGCAGAGGACCCCGGCCGGCGGGTGGAAGGCGCCGACGAGGTTCTTGCCCTCGGCGGTGTTGATGCCGGTCTTGCCGCCGACGGCCGCGTCGACCATGCCGAGGACGGTGGTCGGCACGGCGACCCAGCGGACGCCCCGGAGCCAGGTCGCGGCGACGAAGCCGGCCAGGTCGGTGGTGGCGCCGCCGCCGACGCCGACGATGACGTCGGTGCGGGTGAAGCCGGTCTGGCCGAGCGCCTTCCAGCAGTACGCGGCGACCTCGGCGGTCTTCGCCTCCTCGGCGTTCGGCACCTGGATGGCGACGGCCTCGTACCCCTGCTCGGCGAGGTCCTCCCGGAGCGCCTCGCCGGTCTCGGCGAGCGCCTCGGGGTGGATGACCGCGACCCGCTTGGCCTTGTCGCCGATGAGGGCGGGGAGTTCGCCGAGCAGCTGCCGGCCGACCAGCACCTCGTACGGATCCGTGCCGGCGCTGCCGCCGACGTGGATGCGGGTGACTTCCTGGTCCGTGGTCATGCGTCCTTCAACTCCAGTGCGTCGAGGACCGCCGCGGCGACCTCTTCGGGGGTGCGGGTGTCGGTGGCGACCACGACACGGGCGACTTCTTCGTACAGGGGGCGGCGGGCGTCCATCAGCTCGCGCCACTGGCGCCGCGGGTTGACCGCGAGCAGCGGGCGGGCCGCGCCGAGCCCGACCCGGCGCACGGCCTCCTCGACGTCCATCGAGAGGTACGCGACGGGCCGCCCGGCCAGCAGGGCGCGGGTGCCGGCGTCGAGGATCGCGCCGCCGCCGAGGGCGAGGACGCCCTCGTGCTCGGCGAGCGCCCGGGCGACGGCGGCCTTCTCCAGGGCGCGGAAGCGCTCCTCGCCGTCCTCGACGAAGATGTCGGAGATCTCACGGCCCTCGGCGGCGACGATGTCGGCGTCGGTGTCCCGGTAGGGCGCGCCGAGCCGTTCGGCCAGGAGCGCGCCCACCGTGGACTTGCCGGACCCCATCGGGCCGACGAGGACGACCAGGGGGCCGCCGGTCACCGGATGCGCAGGTTGTCGAGGTAGCCCTGGACGTTGCGGCGGGTCTCGGGGACCGAGTCGCCGCCGAACTTCTCGACGACGGCGTCGGCGAGGACGAGCGCGACCATGGCCTCGGCGACGATGCCGGCGGCCGGGA
The Streptomyces roseofulvus genome window above contains:
- the aroQ gene encoding type II 3-dehydroquinate dehydratase, whose amino-acid sequence is MSAPRRVLVLNGPNLGRLGSREPDIYGATSYQGLVESCRTLGAELGFDVEVRETNDEGEMIRWLHEAADGRVPVVLNPGAFTHYSYGMRDAAAQRTAPLIEVHISNPYTREEFRHTSVVAAVATGTVAGFGIGSYRLALRALAEELDPQG
- the aroB gene encoding 3-dehydroquinate synthase — translated: MTTDQEVTRIHVGGSAGTDPYEVLVGRQLLGELPALIGDKAKRVAVIHPEALAETGEALREDLAEQGYEAVAIQVPNAEEAKTAEVAAYCWKALGQTGFTRTDVIVGVGGGATTDLAGFVAATWLRGVRWVAVPTTVLGMVDAAVGGKTGINTAEGKNLVGAFHPPAGVLCDLAALDSLPVHDFVSGLAEIIKAGFIADPVILDLIEEDPQAARTPAGPHTAELIVRSIQVKADVVSGDLKESGRREILNYGHTLAHAIEKNERYKWRHGAAVSVGMVFAAELGRLAGRLDDATADRHRSVLESVGLPLTYRGDQWPKLLETMKVDKKSRGDLLRFIVLDGLAKPSVLEGPDPAVLIAAYGELSA
- a CDS encoding shikimate kinase, encoding MTGGPLVVLVGPMGSGKSTVGALLAERLGAPYRDTDADIVAAEGREISDIFVEDGEERFRALEKAAVARALAEHEGVLALGGGAILDAGTRALLAGRPVAYLSMDVEEAVRRVGLGAARPLLAVNPRRQWRELMDARRPLYEEVARVVVATDTRTPEEVAAAVLDALELKDA